One segment of Candidatus Wallbacteria bacterium DNA contains the following:
- a CDS encoding UDP-N-acetylmuramoyl-L-alanyl-D-glutamate--2,6-diaminopimelate ligase: MKLKALAEKYPQLKFINQREDLDLQWISENSNLIPEDPWIFVARKGQRSNGWNFAEEAIRKGAKAILSDIQPEKSYPVPVLICESLVDFLPDFFPFFYDYPEHKMSVIGVTGTNGKTTTTYLLENVLKNSARLGTTNIRVNDELFPTSNTTPDLSTIYYYLNLAARRGVTHFIMETTSHAIKMGRLGCLEFDALIFTNLGRDHLDYHLTLEDYEATKISLFTSSLSYQRKKCMYFLNTDDSTGKKIHSLLCSAGRKPCSCSLIDQQADFYAQIVELSLSGSRFLIGGHLYAIPLLGEYNVFNSLLAIACCLKLDISPETVFSNLKNFQGVPGRIEKVAQAVDKNIIIDYAHTPEGLQNVLATLRELIPGEKLYLVFGCGGNRDRGKRAEMAKIAAAYSDFVIVTDDNPRFEEPQIITSEIVDGFPAEFRSFLVKQPRKEAIRFSLSLLKGRDILLVAGKGHENYQEIKGVRYPYSDLETINCFLNSNEAK; encoded by the coding sequence ATGAAACTCAAGGCTCTAGCGGAGAAGTATCCACAACTGAAGTTTATTAATCAAAGGGAAGATCTGGATCTTCAGTGGATATCCGAGAACTCAAACCTGATCCCAGAGGATCCCTGGATTTTCGTGGCCAGGAAAGGGCAGCGCAGCAATGGCTGGAATTTCGCTGAAGAAGCCATCCGCAAAGGAGCGAAAGCGATCCTGTCAGACATCCAGCCAGAGAAAAGCTATCCGGTACCTGTGCTGATCTGCGAATCTCTTGTCGACTTCCTGCCGGACTTTTTCCCCTTCTTCTATGATTATCCTGAACACAAAATGTCTGTGATCGGAGTCACAGGCACCAACGGGAAAACAACCACCACCTACCTGCTGGAAAATGTGCTTAAAAATTCTGCCCGGCTTGGTACTACCAACATCCGGGTGAACGATGAACTCTTCCCCACCAGTAACACAACTCCTGATCTGTCCACGATTTATTATTACCTGAACCTGGCTGCCCGCAGAGGAGTCACGCATTTCATCATGGAAACCACCTCTCACGCGATCAAGATGGGGAGGCTCGGTTGCCTGGAATTCGATGCCCTGATCTTCACCAATTTAGGGCGGGACCACTTGGACTATCATCTCACTCTGGAAGATTACGAGGCGACCAAAATCTCCCTGTTCACTTCTTCCCTGTCCTATCAGCGTAAAAAGTGCATGTATTTTCTCAACACCGACGATTCCACCGGAAAAAAAATCCACTCTCTCCTTTGCAGCGCAGGCAGGAAACCCTGTTCATGCTCTCTGATCGATCAGCAGGCAGATTTTTACGCTCAGATAGTGGAACTCTCTCTTTCAGGCTCGCGTTTTTTAATCGGCGGTCATTTATATGCTATTCCTCTACTCGGTGAATACAATGTCTTTAATTCGCTGCTGGCAATAGCCTGCTGCCTGAAGCTGGACATTTCCCCGGAAACGGTCTTTTCGAATCTTAAAAATTTTCAGGGAGTCCCCGGCAGGATTGAAAAAGTTGCTCAGGCAGTTGACAAAAACATCATCATTGATTACGCCCATACTCCCGAAGGCCTCCAGAATGTACTGGCTACGCTCAGAGAACTTATCCCCGGCGAGAAACTCTACCTCGTCTTCGGCTGCGGCGGCAACCGGGACAGGGGAAAGCGGGCTGAGATGGCCAAAATTGCTGCCGCCTATTCCGATTTTGTGATAGTCACGGACGACAACCCCAGATTTGAAGAACCTCAGATCATCACTTCGGAAATCGTGGACGGTTTTCCGGCTGAATTCCGTTCGTTCCTTGTCAAGCAGCCCCGCAAGGAAGCAATCCGCTTTTCGCTCTCACTGCTCAAGGGCAGGGACATCCTGCTGGTCGCCGGAAAAGGTCACGAAAACTACCAGGAAATCAAAGGAGTGCGTTACCCATATTCAGATCTGGAAACCATCAACTGCTTCCTGAACTCCAACGAGGCAAAATGA